In a single window of the Phaeobacter sp. G2 genome:
- a CDS encoding cysteine dioxygenase family protein → MTDHSQQRSQLVDALRKSARERIDRQGVTRGSISAIAESLREIAGQTALWSEDQFPPPDDDSQQARYLIAQDAGKTYALYLNIMRPGKRIPPHNHTTWACVAAVEGTELNTLWTLTDDGTEPGRATVEKAREVSIEPGTAIGMLPDDIHSVFIPGDAVIRHLHFYGRALETLSERVMFDPEAGTCWTMDVGVQTRKADK, encoded by the coding sequence ACCGATCACTCTCAGCAACGCAGCCAACTCGTTGACGCCCTGCGCAAGAGCGCGCGCGAACGCATCGATAGGCAGGGCGTCACCCGTGGCTCCATCAGCGCAATTGCCGAGAGCCTGCGGGAGATTGCCGGTCAGACCGCGCTGTGGTCGGAGGATCAATTTCCACCGCCGGACGACGACAGCCAGCAGGCGCGCTACCTGATCGCCCAAGATGCGGGCAAGACCTATGCACTCTACCTCAACATCATGCGTCCGGGCAAACGCATCCCGCCGCACAACCACACCACCTGGGCCTGCGTTGCCGCGGTCGAAGGCACCGAGCTCAACACCCTCTGGACCCTCACGGATGACGGCACGGAACCGGGCCGCGCCACGGTGGAGAAAGCCCGCGAGGTCTCCATCGAGCCGGGAACCGCTATCGGCATGCTCCCCGACGACATCCATTCCGTCTTCATCCCCGGCGACGCTGTTATCCGGCATCTGCACTTTTATGGCCGGGCTCTCGAAACCCTCTCCGAACGGGTGATGTTCGACCCGGAGGCAGGCACATGCTGGACGATGGACGTCGGCGTACAGACACGAAAGGCAGACAAATGA